AGATCCCCATTGTCTCCATGAGTTTACCTTGTTGATTGTTCCTGACGAAGGTTATTGGAATGAAGGCAGATTCTATTTTCAGATTTATGTACCAGAAGATTATAATATGGCTGTAAATATAGTTATTTGCTAGTTTGCATTGCTGTGACAATATAGTAATTTGTAACTAAGCAGATATTAACAGAATATCTTTTTAGCCACCAAAagttaactgtttaacgaaattGTGGCATCCCAATATAAGCGAGGATGGTGATGTTTGTCTTTCAATATTGAGACAGAGTAGTATAGATGGAATGGGATGGGCTCCAACTCGTAAGCTTAAAGATGTTGTATGGGGCTTGAATTCCCTTTTCACAGTGAGTCTTTTGCAATTGGttactataaatatttttaatgtattgttaggtgtaatttactatatacctTCTAGGACCTTTTAAATTTTGATGATCCTTTAAATAGAGATGCAGCTGATCTCTTTGTAAAAGACAAGGACTCCTTCCGGAGTAAGGTGAAAGACTATGTCATGCAGTATGCAAAAAGATGATTCGAATTAAATATAATACTATCATAATGTAACTGTACATTTATGGAATTAGATTTCTGATTTCGGCAAACATTCAAAATTCTATCAAAAGATTCCTTTTTTAAAGTGATATCAAACAAACTTGTATTTAATACTTTGCAACTAGTCTTCTTATTCTAGGGAGATTGTATTTGTTATCTTCAGTTTTGTTAAACGTATGCAGCTTACGATTGTTATGGCACTTCATTGCAGTTATGGTCAAATTTTGCGTGTAATTAATGGTACAGGGAACGAGGACGAAGAATGTGTCATTTGTACAATATGCTTATCCTCTTTATAGATCATTGTAATGATGGAAGATACtgatttgtaaataaattccaTATTTAATAATATGTCTTTTTATGTCAATTTAATAAGCATGTAACCCAGACCCCGCAGCCGgcggccatccatgagaagaggactctAAAATCACCACCAAATTTTTCGCTCGGTATGGCAATTATTTGAACTGATATACAAAAAGAcacgtattaacaaaaattaacgaatagaaaatgagTAATACTACAGATACGGAGGTTATACGTATGTGTtttgataaatctaaaaattgattcataaAATTTGCCGtgttatcagacggcagaccggtgcccagagtaagttacccctccatttacgcacaccaatccacagccatgtgtacgtgagcttaggtgctttggacagcttagggaattcaagaaagaaggcgaatgtgagtctttctttcttgctttcgaaacagctgaaatctgatttgtgtcaacctgcatacgattttgaatctcaactgcccaggcatttttacttttcaactcatgtatacccattacacataaacgaggtaaagaatagacctatcgttaatgggatgaacgctatcgctgtaccacgagtgtcttataacatgagatacactcttacaaagtggaacaaaatgttaaaaagatcatgcatcaaattgtaaggggatcctcgtaagaaggctttaatcttcgtaatggttttaatgggtcactaacttatggtcactggtggtcaatagtgaggttgacatcaaggtcaaTGGTCCAGTGAAGGtgcagaaatggtcaagaggtgggaccaatcgaaatagcgttgttctctagaccagCGGTTCttgactcttcacgttgacactgtctccccactcttcgacttccccactcgatgAGTACCGCTGgagaaattcttcagtacccctggagcatccaggggaatcgggtctcgcgggccaaagtcaggccattcgtgcaccgctgaccactggggggaccaggagtgaccaggactgaccaggactgaccaggactgaccagaactgaccactactgaccactactgaccagtgctgaccagtgcagatccgactactgaccactactgaccactactgaccagtgccggaccgtgatgaccaacgGTAAGAACTGTTCAAAAATTCTCTCCCCTCTTCTATtctgtcgtttgataccaatttctGGTATCAATTACTTGCCTAACTGATGTTgctataatttgaatattttcttattttatagCTGGCCCAGTGGTAACCATCCTATATGGTAACTATCCTATCCTACtgacaacaagtagtaagtctaCTCCACCTATTTATAtctcattattttcatttgtttatttatttatctgattttatttggttattatgAATGTTCCTTTTCTCTGTTTCTACTTTTACATATACTATGTTTGTTTCTATCAATTGcatgaatttctatttttacgtTCTTGCTCGAATTCTCGTAATGATCTGCGGAGGtattttgtttgattcttccattttgtttgattgtttggggttgattcaacttggtgtctcaatccaagtttctttcattattacgaatgttcgttttgatatGTATAACATGGTGTCGATGCATAtaccatatttgtttcgatgatactgattaatataagatttttatttttatgtttcagcttaaatttccttattaaatttccttccaTGTCacactaatataaatattagttttgatttcagtttagatttagattaatcgcaaggacatcgagggaagacgtcacaaccgccgagggacttttaattctaagtcgattagatttaagcttcgtcgcgaatcttaaaattaacgtcgaaaatttctttattgtatatattttcgcgttttaccaagcaattattcaataagtagcttctcgttttctcgttccctcgttcgtagcttcggtcaccgctgtttcatcgattgaaacatgtgatcggccgtgtatctggtcctacagatctaatcgccttcccttggtaagcttgattgagggaaaacggcacttcgctggaaggtgtggagtttccgtattctgcggaaacgcataccttccagcggaagtcgactctgtctcaggtactctctctttgtcagacagcctaagtcgggtccttcgggctcccggcgggttgcgttggagaaatggagacctcgattcggggttgcagttctctgttttcttgttgagatcgagttagcaagggcagtaggttcgatcctcggatccgctgcacggtacagcatcgcgtcgcgtcgcgtcgcgtatcccacgatttagcttcatccct
The Colletes latitarsis isolate SP2378_abdomen chromosome 14, iyColLati1, whole genome shotgun sequence DNA segment above includes these coding regions:
- the LOC143350377 gene encoding NEDD8-conjugating enzyme UBE2F isoform X1: MITLRGKLKKESDIASAKSRDYNKRISVRDTLLVKEVQEMEQTLPTTCRVTFRDPHCLHEFTLLIVPDEGYWNEGRFYFQIYVPEDYNMAPPKVNCLTKLWHPNISEDGDVCLSILRQSSIDGMGWAPTRKLKDVVWGLNSLFTDLLNFDDPLNRDAADLFVKDKDSFRSKVKDYVMQYAKR
- the LOC143350377 gene encoding NEDD8-conjugating enzyme UBE2F isoform X2, which gives rise to MVQEMEQTLPTTCRVTFRDPHCLHEFTLLIVPDEGYWNEGRFYFQIYVPEDYNMAPPKVNCLTKLWHPNISEDGDVCLSILRQSSIDGMGWAPTRKLKDVVWGLNSLFTDLLNFDDPLNRDAADLFVKDKDSFRSKVKDYVMQYAKR